The Kiritimatiellaceae bacterium genome contains a region encoding:
- a CDS encoding class I SAM-dependent methyltransferase, protein MASKIWKQCRTCGNPHLVPVVDMGKQPLSGVFPKPSEPDPSSSPLDLIRCDISATPGACGLVQLRDTADLGEMYGSTYGYFSSISPTMTAHLTGKVRDLVAYAKPCRGDVILDIGSNDGTLLNAYGSEAGFVRVGMDPSAEKFRHNYQPDINVVYDFFSEKGTRSMIGSKNCKIITSIAMFYDLDDPLSFIRQIRALLAVDGVWALELAYMPLFLKQLSYDQICHEHVTYYGLRQMDWMMRQEGLKILSVSFNDMNGGSFYLYVGRADGPRVPEQECINSLLASEAELDSPRPYQRLHNRMLAHRDDVKNFFKIMRAAGKKVYGYGASTKGNVVINYCDIGPADLVAIGDRNPEKDGLVTPGSRIPIISHEKLRALKPDYLFVFIWHFRSEVIRDEMDFLRRGGTLIFSLPRLHLVDINNYERYLDNDFGDQSFLL, encoded by the coding sequence ATGGCATCTAAAATATGGAAGCAATGCCGCACTTGCGGTAACCCCCATCTTGTTCCTGTAGTCGATATGGGAAAGCAACCTCTCAGTGGCGTGTTTCCGAAACCTTCGGAGCCCGATCCGTCATCTTCCCCGTTGGATTTAATCCGTTGCGATATTAGCGCAACCCCGGGCGCGTGCGGGCTGGTTCAGCTTCGCGACACGGCTGACCTTGGAGAAATGTATGGTAGCACCTACGGATATTTTTCATCTATCAGTCCGACCATGACCGCCCACCTGACTGGCAAGGTGCGCGATCTTGTCGCGTATGCCAAACCCTGTCGGGGCGATGTCATTCTCGATATCGGCAGCAATGATGGAACTCTGTTGAACGCCTACGGCAGCGAAGCCGGATTTGTCCGCGTTGGAATGGATCCTTCCGCGGAAAAATTCCGCCACAACTACCAGCCGGACATCAATGTCGTATATGATTTCTTTTCAGAAAAGGGAACGCGTTCAATGATCGGCAGCAAAAACTGCAAGATCATCACGTCGATCGCAATGTTTTATGACCTCGACGATCCGCTGTCGTTTATCCGTCAAATCCGCGCTTTGCTTGCCGTGGACGGGGTATGGGCTCTGGAACTGGCCTACATGCCGCTTTTTTTGAAGCAACTTTCTTATGATCAAATCTGCCATGAGCACGTCACCTATTACGGTCTTCGCCAGATGGATTGGATGATGCGTCAGGAGGGTCTTAAAATTCTGAGTGTATCATTTAACGATATGAACGGCGGGAGTTTTTACCTTTATGTCGGCCGTGCGGACGGCCCCCGCGTTCCAGAGCAGGAATGCATCAACAGCCTGCTTGCTTCTGAGGCCGAACTGGATTCGCCGCGGCCCTACCAGCGTTTGCACAACCGGATGCTTGCCCATCGCGATGATGTAAAAAACTTTTTTAAAATCATGCGCGCCGCCGGGAAAAAAGTGTACGGCTACGGTGCCTCAACTAAAGGGAACGTGGTAATAAATTACTGCGATATCGGCCCCGCCGACCTCGTGGCCATAGGAGACCGTAATCCGGAAAAAGACGGACTCGTAACGCCTGGATCGCGTATCCCGATCATTTCCCACGAGAAGTTGCGTGCCCTCAAGCCGGACTATTTGTTTGTCTTCATCTGGCACTTCCGCAGCGAGGTCATCCGAGATGAAATGGATTTCCTCCGGCGCGGCGGCACTCTGATTTTCTCACTGCCTCGTCTGCATCTGGTGGACATCAACAACTACGAACGTTATCTGGACAACGATTTCGGAGATCAGTCCTTCTTGCTTTGA
- a CDS encoding NAD(P)-dependent oxidoreductase, with the protein MSAAEKSSEFYWPDQRVLITGADGFLGGAMTRSLLSRGASVYALVWSGNQECDVKNLMASGAAIVRGDVADISLLTSLCGDSGINTVFHLAAINSNTGTLPPYALWEANIRGVYTVLEACRAASPRARVIIASSREAEECFSGLSARPHHPYMVSKASAELIARSYSDTFNLPSACVRSDNLYGGGDRNWQRLIPGTIRSLLQGEAPVIRGDGQLARAYVYIDDAVNAYCAIAERLHRKDIRGQIFRLSTGINSSVLDTVRQLVEISGRNDLDPRILHEKCDERVDEVYMPVREKQLLDWENTTGLHEGLARTYEWYRTHSGELS; encoded by the coding sequence ATGAGCGCCGCTGAAAAATCGTCCGAATTCTATTGGCCGGATCAGCGGGTGCTGATTACTGGCGCGGACGGTTTTTTAGGCGGGGCCATGACACGCAGTCTGCTGAGCCGGGGAGCCTCCGTGTATGCTTTGGTATGGTCCGGCAATCAGGAATGTGATGTAAAAAATCTGATGGCGTCTGGAGCAGCCATCGTTCGCGGCGATGTAGCGGATATTTCTTTGCTGACTAGCTTGTGCGGTGATTCCGGAATCAATACGGTTTTTCATCTGGCCGCAATTAACTCCAACACGGGAACCCTGCCGCCTTACGCGTTGTGGGAGGCAAATATTCGCGGCGTTTATACTGTGCTGGAAGCCTGTCGCGCGGCATCGCCAAGGGCCCGCGTTATAATCGCATCGAGCCGGGAAGCGGAGGAGTGTTTCTCCGGACTATCCGCCCGTCCGCATCACCCGTATATGGTCTCAAAGGCCTCCGCCGAATTGATCGCTCGATCCTATAGTGACACATTCAATTTGCCGTCTGCCTGTGTCCGATCCGACAATCTCTACGGCGGCGGTGACCGCAATTGGCAACGACTGATTCCCGGTACCATACGCTCCTTGTTGCAGGGCGAAGCGCCGGTCATCCGTGGCGACGGACAGCTCGCCAGAGCGTATGTGTATATTGATGATGCGGTAAATGCCTATTGCGCGATTGCTGAACGATTACACCGGAAGGATATTCGCGGGCAGATATTCCGGCTTTCCACCGGCATCAACAGTTCGGTTCTGGACACTGTTCGTCAGCTTGTTGAAATTTCGGGCCGGAACGACTTGGATCCCCGCATATTGCATGAAAAATGCGACGAACGGGTAGATGAAGTTTATATGCCGGTTCGGGAAAAGCAGTTGCTGGATTGGGAAAACACCACGGGGCTCCATGAGGGGCTGGCCCGGACGTATGAATGGTACAGGACACATTCAGGAGAGCTCTCGTGA
- a CDS encoding glycosyltransferase family 2 protein, with amino-acid sequence MNDSSRGKLLSVIVPFLNETEILDLFFEELMVHLKELDMPFEVICVDNASTDDTYGQLLLWRHRHPEIKVIRFSRYFGKEMALTAGLDYAKGDAVILMDPDLQDPPAMMADFIAKWREGYDMVYATRCRSGIESGVKTFLNTLFYKVFNIVSENGIPYRTGDFRLIDAKIVEVIRHIREKSRFLRSLTAWAGFKSTAIMFDRPERIKGKSKSNWVFLWNYAIDAILSTTNRPLRIWSYIGLGVSMVAILAAIALVIRTVVFGKDVLGYASMMTTILFLGGFQLISVGVVAEYLGRVYREVQNRPLYVIDQSHGVDASRLPPCPNKIRNLHNGI; translated from the coding sequence ATGAATGATTCATCCCGAGGTAAATTGCTTTCGGTGATCGTTCCGTTTTTGAACGAAACGGAGATCCTCGACCTTTTTTTCGAGGAATTAATGGTTCACTTAAAAGAACTGGATATGCCGTTCGAAGTGATCTGTGTGGACAATGCCAGTACCGACGATACGTATGGGCAGCTGCTGTTGTGGCGCCATCGGCATCCGGAAATCAAAGTCATCCGCTTTTCCCGTTATTTCGGTAAGGAGATGGCTCTCACAGCAGGCCTTGATTACGCCAAGGGCGATGCCGTGATTCTTATGGATCCGGATCTTCAGGATCCGCCCGCGATGATGGCTGATTTTATCGCCAAATGGCGTGAAGGCTACGATATGGTGTACGCCACCCGTTGCCGCTCCGGCATAGAGAGCGGAGTGAAGACGTTCCTGAACACGTTGTTCTACAAGGTATTCAACATCGTCAGCGAGAACGGCATTCCGTATCGCACCGGAGATTTTCGGCTGATTGATGCCAAGATCGTCGAAGTGATCCGGCACATTCGGGAGAAATCACGCTTCCTTCGTAGCTTGACCGCATGGGCTGGATTCAAGAGCACCGCCATCATGTTCGACCGCCCCGAACGGATCAAAGGCAAATCCAAATCGAACTGGGTTTTCCTTTGGAACTACGCCATAGACGCTATTCTGTCCACCACCAACCGCCCCTTGCGCATCTGGTCTTACATTGGCCTGGGGGTATCGATGGTGGCGATCTTGGCGGCCATTGCTCTTGTTATCCGAACCGTGGTGTTTGGTAAAGATGTGCTAGGTTACGCCAGCATGATGACCACCATCCTGTTTTTGGGCGGGTTCCAATTGATTTCCGTTGGCGTTGTCGCTGAGTATCTCGGCCGGGTTTATCGCGAGGTTCAAAACAGACCCTTGTATGTGATTGATCAAAGTCACGGAGTCGACGCCAGTCGGCTGCCTCCGTGTCCAAACAAAATAAGGAACTTACATAATGGCATCTAA
- the rfbF gene encoding glucose-1-phosphate cytidylyltransferase, whose product MKVVILAGGLGTRISEETAIKPKPLIEVGGRPLLWHVMKLYSAFGLTDFVICLGYKGYMIKEFFANYFLHMSDVTINLSNNEIKVHNNYSDPWTVTLVDTGENTMTGGRIKRIKPYLVDGEDFCLTYGDGVGDVNIGKLLEFHRNQKTLATLTATRPPGRFGALRIANNKALDFEEKPAGDRAWVNGGFFVCSPKVLDYIESDQTVWEREPMNRLTSEGQLSTYLHEGFWQPVDTLRDKTSLQELWDGGKAPWKVWA is encoded by the coding sequence ATGAAAGTGGTGATTTTGGCAGGCGGATTGGGCACGCGGATCAGTGAGGAAACGGCTATCAAGCCCAAACCGTTGATCGAGGTAGGCGGCCGTCCGCTTCTTTGGCACGTGATGAAGCTCTACTCAGCATTCGGCCTTACAGATTTTGTTATCTGTCTCGGGTATAAGGGCTACATGATCAAGGAATTCTTCGCCAACTATTTTCTGCATATGTCCGATGTAACCATTAACCTGTCTAATAACGAGATCAAGGTGCACAACAATTACTCCGATCCATGGACCGTGACGCTGGTCGATACCGGGGAAAACACCATGACTGGCGGGCGCATTAAAAGAATTAAACCGTACTTAGTGGACGGCGAAGATTTTTGTCTTACCTATGGCGATGGTGTCGGCGATGTGAACATCGGGAAGCTTTTGGAATTTCATCGCAATCAGAAAACACTGGCTACCCTGACAGCCACTCGCCCTCCGGGACGTTTCGGCGCCTTGCGAATTGCCAACAACAAGGCGCTGGACTTTGAGGAAAAACCCGCCGGTGACCGCGCCTGGGTTAATGGCGGATTCTTTGTTTGTTCGCCCAAGGTGCTGGATTATATTGAGAGCGATCAAACTGTATGGGAACGCGAGCCGATGAACCGGCTTACGTCCGAAGGACAGCTTTCCACCTATCTTCACGAGGGCTTCTGGCAGCCGGTTGACACGCTTCGTGATAAAACGAGTCTGCAAGAGTTATGGGACGGCGGGAAAGCTCCGTGGAAAGTGTGGGCGTGA